From Oryzias latipes chromosome 3, ASM223467v1:
TCCATCCTGACGAACTTAAACTTATACcactacaacaacaacaacgaaaTGCAACTGTTGatggaataaaaacatttttcaagcaaaaatacaaaagtgtAGTGTTGCACAGAGCAATGATGAACCTAATTATTCAATTGAAAACATAGAATAAATGTACCTATTTGCTTACAAATGCCCCTGACCATTCCActttttcctaaatgttttaCTCACAGAGCACATGCCTCAAAATGATGTTGCATGATGTCATCAAAGAAAAAACGTTTGAtaccaaatcttttttttctgtgatgtcatcaaagcTTCATAATGTTGTGTCATTACGCATCATGTTACATCAAAGCTTCATAATGTTGTGTCATTACGCATCATGTTACATCAAAGCTTTATGAAAGTGTGAGCTGGCTTGAATTGATTTATATAGGTAGGAAAcctgaacaatttaaaaaaagtgaactCCCAAAGAAAGCCTTTTACAACACGTTTGTGTCAGTGAATTCTACTGGAAGATTTGTTTAAAGATTACTTGTTTGATTACAgcctgataaaaaaacaaaatgagtaTTTTTTGCAAGAGAGTTTTACAGTCTTTTACCTTCACTGCAACCAATTTCTACCGCAGCAGAACTTCACAGCCGTTTGCCAACCAGCAAGTTGGTTTTACTAAAAGATATTGTCAGAGTTCCTCACAAGGAAGTTCTACTTCAAGAGGTTTTAACAGCTATTTGAGTTCCTCTCCAGCGAGTTCTGCCACAAAAGATTTTCTGAGAAATTTTACTCACCAATTTTCAAAAGACTATTCCACTTATTATGAAAACACTATGATATTGGTGAAGAAAAAAGTGGAGATAGAAGAAGGCACCATCCTTCACAGTTCAAAAGCGTCGTATCAATTGGGAACATTTCTGGATGATGGATCTTATGGAAAGGTGTTGAGAGGTAAAAAGCTAAGAACAAATGAAGCTGTAGCAATTAAAATAATCAAGGGTGATTACTTAGAAGCAGGTCCAATGGAATTCAaagcattaaaagaaattaagaggATCAAGGCTGACAAAAACAACTTGATTAAGTGCATTGATAGATTTAATTATAGAAGTCGTGCATTCATAGTTTTTGAAATGCTGGATCAAAATCTGCATCATTTCTTGTCTAAAAGAAACTTCTCTCCTTTGGGTATATCTGAAATCAAAGTAATTTCTCAGCAGCTTCTTGTTGCCTTGAAAGCCCTAAAAAGCATTGGTTTGGTCCACACTGACATTAAGCTGGATAATATCATGTTGGTAGACCACAAGTCACAGCCATTTAGAGTAAAATTGATTGACTTTGGTTTAGCATTAAAACTGGAAGACTTAGAAACTGGAAGCATTTTTCAGACTATGCCTTACAGAGCTCCTGAAGTCAGGCTGGGTCTCCCATTAAATGAAGGGGTTGATATGTGGGCACTTGGACATACTTTAGCTATGCTGTTAAAAGGATCACCATTGTATCCATGTGACAGTGACTACAATGTAATCCGAGCCATGGTGGATATGCAGGGCATGCCTAAAAATTCCCTTTTAGATCAGGGACTCTACTCTGACAAGTTTTTTAACATGAATTCTGAAGGCAAATGGAAACTTGATTCGCCTATAGAACATCTGGTAAAAACTGGGAAAAAGGTCAAATTGGACAAAAGACATTGTTCCAGCTTTGAGGAAATTCTTGAAGAACGTAATTGTCAAGTGGAACTGTTTGTCAGCCTTCTTGAACAGATGCTGCTTATTGATCCGTATAGACGCATCACCCCAGAAGAAGCTCTCCAACATCCTTTTTTCACTGAGAACAATTACGATAACCAAATCGTCAAAGCGGTCAGTGGCATTGCAAATAAGAGATCTGCCAAAGCCCAAGACCCCATCAGTCAACAAGATAAAACAATTGTTGGAAAGGATTGCTCAAGGAACTATGTAGACAGAAATCAAGACAAAATCTGTGTGGAAAAATGTGTCCGGGTACCCTCTTGCTTAGAGATTTTAAAGCCAAAGAAAACATACTTTAGGTCAGTTATAGATTTCTTTTCCTCCAAgatcttttaatttttgattggtgtctgtgtttatctcacttacaatgcatggaagtcACAGagaatgttgagagatcagggttttttttattaggaagagTTCTACATGGTAGAatgtgtttccatgtttgagttcatgggatcattcagagattttcccagagaaagtctcagcttcagctcctgcagtgaaagctaTGTCTTGATCACGGCTTCTTCAGCTTTGTTTCCATCTCTGCTGTCCTGCGTTAAAccagagagggaaaaaataaaataattattgtctcgatgaaaataaaatataaggttcaggaggcagTGGGTCTCTGGCTGGCCGCCAGCTCGCATCCCAGGAGCCGGCATTGTGATCACGTGTAAGGACAACCTTGATCTGACGTCAGACTGCGTCTGTGAGCACAGACAGCGGAGCTGTGTTAGCTCCAGAGCAGGAGAAGAGCTCTGAGAGAATTGCATTTTCGGATAAAACCTGTGCATTTTCCAGAAACGCTGCTGTACTTCTCAGATGATATCCTTGAATAAAATCAACAGCAGCCCCCAAAAGTAGGACTAGTAGGACTAATTAAGTACCAGTAGTGgtagtggaaaaaaagaaaaagaaaaaaaaaaaacagtagagaaataaataaataaatgtgttgattTTCCTGATCcagttattttatatatatgggggggggggggggggggggggggctgcatgtGTGGTCTACATACAGGGGTAGGGCTGGAGGGTATATAACATAAAttgaaagaggaggaggggaggtAGGGACCAAGGTTGGGCCAAAGGAATGAAATAACTAGAAGAAAAACCAGCTTAGCTATCACAGCTCAAAAACtaagacaagaaaacaaaagtttcactGACTTCTCTACAAAAGGGAATGAAAAATACAAGAGGTGGCACCAACCAACTTAGTGTGCTTTAAGGGTGACTTAAAGCAAACTACATGAGGTGTACAGGATACCCTGTCATACCTGTCCTCAAACCCCCCCACACTCTCCAGCATAaagagtcattttctatggctgAAAAAAGCCATAGAATTATAATACTAAgcaacatgattaaaaaca
This genomic window contains:
- the LOC110014537 gene encoding homeodomain-interacting protein kinase 2-like translates to MSIFCKRVLQSFTFTATNFYRSRTSQPFANQQVGFTKRYCQSSSQGSSTSRGFNSYLSSSPASSATKDFLRNFTHQFSKDYSTYYENTMILVKKKVEIEEGTILHSSKASYQLGTFLDDGSYGKVLRGKKLRTNEAVAIKIIKGDYLEAGPMEFKALKEIKRIKADKNNLIKCIDRFNYRSRAFIVFEMLDQNLHHFLSKRNFSPLGISEIKVISQQLLVALKALKSIGLVHTDIKLDNIMLVDHKSQPFRVKLIDFGLALKLEDLETGSIFQTMPYRAPEVRLGLPLNEGVDMWALGHTLAMLLKGSPLYPCDSDYNVIRAMVDMQGMPKNSLLDQGLYSDKFFNMNSEGKWKLDSPIEHLVKTGKKVKLDKRHCSSFEEILEERNCQVELFVSLLEQMLLIDPYRRITPEEALQHPFFTENNYDNQIVKAVSGIANKRSAKAQDPISQQDKTIVGKDCSRNYVDRNQDKICVEKCVRVPSCLEILKPKKTYFRSVIDFFSSKIF